Proteins encoded by one window of Cylindrospermum stagnale PCC 7417:
- the hpsB gene encoding hormogonium polysaccharide secretion pseudopilin HpsB translates to MKASESSEAGFTIIESLMAIVVVSILMAAIAPVLALSVANRVQARRVELASQAARAYIDGVRSGSIPTPNQVVTLTEVSGHTFSSARLTFADTAAPSASLSCGSPTNGYCTNSASSSLYCIDRDGGGCATSPRSQDLVAQAFRSTTTGATTDQGYLLAVRVYRADAFQNGSTLKTMKRNNSKASTVTGGFGDRLAPLTEITSEVASGKTKFQDYCTRFGGCQ, encoded by the coding sequence ATGAAAGCTTCTGAATCTAGTGAAGCTGGTTTTACGATCATTGAGTCTTTGATGGCGATAGTAGTAGTTTCTATCCTCATGGCTGCGATCGCACCCGTGTTAGCCTTGTCTGTTGCCAACCGTGTTCAGGCAAGACGCGTTGAGTTAGCTTCCCAAGCCGCTAGAGCCTACATTGATGGAGTTAGATCCGGGTCGATTCCAACTCCAAACCAAGTAGTTACATTGACCGAGGTCAGTGGCCATACTTTTTCGTCAGCCAGGCTTACTTTTGCTGATACTGCTGCTCCTAGCGCTAGTTTGTCTTGCGGGTCTCCCACAAATGGTTACTGTACAAACAGTGCTAGCTCAAGTTTGTATTGCATAGACCGGGATGGCGGTGGTTGTGCTACTAGTCCCCGTTCTCAAGACTTGGTGGCTCAGGCTTTCCGCAGCACTACCACCGGAGCCACAACTGACCAAGGCTACCTTCTTGCTGTGCGGGTTTACAGGGCGGATGCCTTTCAAAACGGCAGCACACTCAAGACAATGAAGAGAAATAACTCTAAAGCAAGTACTGTTACTGGTGGTTTTGGCGATCGCCTAGCACCACTAACGGAAATTACCTCAGAAGTTGCATCCGGTAAAACAAAATTCCAAGATTACTGCACCCGCTTTGGTGGTTGTCAGTAA
- the hpsC gene encoding hormogonium polysaccharide secretion pseudopilin HpsC produces the protein MKNILGFLLRSQIQCSKQAQSPNGFTLIELLVGMVMAVLVITPLLGFMIDIMNTENREQAKSSSEQEIQAALDYIAQDVEQAVYIYDADGMHGATITNIDGTSTTIDGIIGQIPNTDGGNRFPVLAFWKRNFLARSQTVTLSNGTEPTVGCLVRLPTTSNCNDQDYQVYSLVVYYLIKEPATTTWNNTTTRIARWEIRDGIRDASGTETRFEGTPPAAVKYLLLPNPNFKSFDLASAGDLRRKLGNWKNFSNSVSSYNLNVNKLNTLVDFIDQTPNTAGSPAPVACNTAAGEQQVPDYNSIGFPNTFKTGSFYACVDAKKYIARVYIRGNSLARIQPGATYNSGKAAYFPTATIQIKGRGFLGVE, from the coding sequence ATGAAAAATATACTCGGATTTCTTCTCAGAAGTCAAATTCAATGCTCTAAGCAGGCTCAGTCACCAAATGGCTTTACCCTTATTGAACTCCTTGTAGGTATGGTCATGGCTGTTCTGGTGATTACACCATTATTGGGATTCATGATTGATATCATGAATACAGAAAACCGGGAACAGGCAAAATCTAGCTCTGAACAAGAAATTCAAGCAGCACTAGACTATATTGCCCAAGACGTGGAACAAGCAGTATATATCTACGATGCTGACGGAATGCATGGGGCGACTATAACAAATATTGATGGAACTTCCACAACTATCGATGGAATCATAGGTCAAATACCCAACACCGACGGCGGAAATAGATTTCCTGTACTCGCCTTTTGGAAACGCAACTTTTTAGCTAGAAGCCAAACAGTGACACTTTCTAATGGTACTGAACCTACAGTAGGTTGCTTGGTAAGGCTTCCCACCACCTCAAATTGTAACGACCAAGATTATCAGGTGTACTCCTTAGTGGTTTATTACCTAATCAAAGAACCTGCTACTACTACTTGGAACAATACCACCACTCGCATTGCCAGATGGGAAATTCGGGATGGTATCCGTGATGCTAGTGGAACTGAAACCCGCTTCGAAGGCACCCCACCTGCTGCTGTTAAATATCTTTTGTTGCCAAACCCGAATTTCAAGTCATTTGATCTAGCTTCAGCAGGAGATTTACGTAGGAAGTTGGGTAACTGGAAAAATTTTAGTAATAGCGTAAGTAGCTATAATCTAAATGTCAATAAGTTAAATACCTTAGTTGATTTTATTGACCAAACTCCAAATACAGCAGGCTCACCAGCACCAGTGGCTTGCAATACAGCCGCAGGTGAGCAACAAGTGCCAGACTATAACTCAATCGGGTTTCCCAATACCTTTAAAACAGGCAGTTTCTATGCTTGCGTTGATGCCAAAAAATATATAGCAAGAGTCTATATCAGAGGTAATTCGCTGGCTCGGATTCAACCTGGTGCTACATATAATTCTGGTAAGGCTGCATATTTTCCCACTGCAACTATTCAGATTAAGGGTCGCGGTTTTCTCGGTGTTGAATAA
- a CDS encoding pilus assembly FimT family protein, with translation MNSSIALKALRRYLRVGIPYPSDPYLMFSRRYSGRFSQANAGFSLIEMIVVMVMVGILGAIAVPSWLGFVNRQRVNKANNAVVTAIQEAQRQAKIKKLKYSVSFRNDITNGPQIALHPDSVDASTLTNAWQTLGSGLELKPGQIWIGTNITGNNLGGSVVNPLTTTATDIKTIAFDNNGTLPINATTPLKIVVAIPRTGSPTQASGVKRCVSVQTLLGGMRTEKDSACDANNSNS, from the coding sequence ATGAATAGCTCAATTGCATTAAAAGCTTTACGAAGATACTTGCGAGTCGGGATACCGTACCCTTCAGACCCATATTTGATGTTCAGTCGTCGCTATTCTGGGCGCTTTTCTCAAGCAAATGCTGGGTTTAGCTTGATAGAGATGATCGTAGTAATGGTTATGGTGGGAATTCTAGGGGCGATCGCCGTTCCTAGCTGGCTTGGCTTTGTTAACCGACAGCGCGTGAATAAGGCTAATAACGCCGTTGTAACCGCGATACAAGAGGCACAAAGACAAGCTAAAATCAAAAAACTCAAATACAGTGTCAGCTTTAGAAATGATATCACTAATGGGCCACAAATAGCCTTGCACCCTGATTCTGTCGATGCCTCTACCCTTACTAATGCATGGCAAACATTAGGCAGCGGTTTAGAACTGAAACCTGGGCAAATCTGGATAGGTACTAATATTACAGGTAATAATCTAGGTGGTAGTGTTGTTAATCCCCTGACTACCACTGCAACAGATATAAAAACAATTGCTTTTGACAACAATGGTACTCTGCCCATAAATGCCACCACACCATTAAAAATCGTGGTAGCTATACCCCGAACTGGAAGCCCTACTCAGGCTAGTGGAGTTAAGCGATGTGTCAGTGTGCAAACTCTCCTCGGTGGAATGCGAACAGAAAAAGATTCAGCCTGTGATGCAAACAATAGCAATAGTTAA
- the hpsE gene encoding hormogonium polysaccharide biosynthesis glycosyltransferase HpsE, whose translation MKIHLDFTVVIPTYNGESRLPELLERLQNQLNTENLSWEIIVVDNNSSDNTAKVVQSYQENWQCSYPLKYCFESKQGAAYARKRAVAEAQGELIGFLDDDNYPISNWVAAAYSFAQEHSKAGAYGSQIHPDWEVEPPENFQRIAPFLAITERGNLPLLYEPHKKLLPPSAGLVVRKQAWLESVPNNSILTGRVTGNMLTSEDLEMLSYIQKVGWEIWYNPDMEIYHKIPSSRLRKDYLIPFFRGIGLSRYVTRMVNIKPCYQPVLFLGYIINDLRKIALHLLKYRTKLNSDLVVDCEMQLFLSSLISPFYLWINGYLKLNNK comes from the coding sequence ATGAAGATACACCTTGACTTTACCGTAGTCATCCCAACTTACAATGGCGAAAGTCGCTTACCCGAATTACTAGAACGACTGCAAAATCAACTCAACACTGAAAATTTGTCTTGGGAAATTATTGTTGTTGATAATAACAGCAGTGATAACACAGCTAAAGTTGTCCAAAGCTATCAAGAAAATTGGCAATGTTCTTATCCCTTAAAATATTGCTTTGAATCAAAACAGGGAGCAGCTTATGCCCGAAAAAGGGCAGTCGCCGAAGCTCAAGGCGAATTAATAGGTTTTCTAGATGACGACAATTACCCAATATCAAACTGGGTAGCCGCAGCTTATAGTTTTGCTCAAGAGCATTCCAAAGCAGGAGCCTATGGCAGCCAAATTCACCCTGATTGGGAAGTAGAACCTCCAGAAAACTTTCAACGAATTGCCCCATTTTTGGCGATCACAGAGCGAGGCAATTTACCGCTGCTTTATGAACCGCACAAAAAATTACTACCCCCTTCAGCCGGACTTGTTGTTCGTAAGCAGGCTTGGTTAGAAAGTGTACCAAATAACTCTATCTTAACTGGTAGAGTCACTGGGAATATGCTTACCAGTGAAGATTTAGAAATGCTATCTTACATCCAAAAAGTAGGCTGGGAAATTTGGTATAACCCGGATATGGAAATTTATCATAAGATCCCAAGTTCCCGCTTGCGAAAAGATTATTTAATCCCATTTTTTCGAGGTATTGGACTTAGTCGTTATGTGACTCGAATGGTAAATATCAAACCTTGTTATCAACCGGTTCTTTTTTTGGGTTACATAATCAACGATCTCCGGAAAATAGCTTTACACTTACTCAAATATCGAACCAAGTTGAACAGTGATT